Genomic DNA from Dehalogenimonas lykanthroporepellens BL-DC-9:
CTTTTCGATAGCCATGAAGCCGGAGGTGCCGGCGACAATGATGACTACCAGGATACCGATGACCAATAGCAGGCGTTTCAGGGTATTGCTCAAGTATTTCGCGCTCCCGGTAAAATCAGGATATGACATCTTAACCCATCAACGACCTCAGTTCCAAATGAAACGGGAGAGGTTTTACCCCCTCCCGTCAGAACCGGTGAGTAGTCAGCTTATTCCAGCGGATTCATCACCCGGCCGGTGAAAAGCACCGAGCCGGTAGCGTTGTCCTGGATGAGGAAGATAAACGGCCGGTCGATAGTCATGGTAACCGGCTCGCCGCCGGGCGCCGAAGTCAGGTCCATGATGACGCCGGTGGCGGCGGCGGCTTCGGTACCGGACTCATCTACCGAAACGAAGGACTTGTGCACCACATCGGAAATCAGTAGATTCGACTGACCGGTGATGCCGGAGAAATCGGCCTGGTCGGTAAAAGCTACCGGCATACCCAGCGCCGAAAGCGCGTTCTTCAGGGAAAACTGAGAGTCGAACTCGAACTTCGGCATGGCCAGGTTGACCGTATGGCTGTCCAAGCCAGCCAGTATGGCGGCAAGAGTCGTTGCGTCCAGATTGTTTTCAAAGTCATTGAAAGCGCCGGCGTCCGGCAGGATGATGACCATCGACAGCTCTCCGCCGTCGTATTTGAGCTCCACCGCCTGCCAGCCCTGGCCGGCACCGTAGTTGAGCGTTTCGCTCTGGCGCATCATGGAGACGGTCACCTGACGACCGTCAACCAGGTGGAAGGCGGCGTTGCCGGTAGCGCTTTCCTCGAAGGGCTTGGCCCAGCCGCCGTTGAAATAGATGGCGTTGGTCAACACCAGACGGGTGATTTCCTTGATGGAACCGGGCGGGAGGAGGTTCTGGATGCGTTTTTCGGTTTCCTTGGACACCCAGTCATTGATGGTCTGGCGGGCGCCGTCAGGGTCGGCGGCAAAATCCAGCGTCCGCAGACCGGCGCCGTAATTCTCGGCCAGCGTATCGAGGAACGACGGCAGAAAGTTGAAGTCCTGCTGGCCCCAGATGGCGTTGACCACCTTCAGGGAGAAGGGCTGGTCATCCTTGCCTCTGGCTTCCTGACCTCGTGAATTGATGGCGGCGTCAAGGACGTTCATCGCCTGGTGAAGTCCTTCCTGACCCAGGCTGAACCGAAGAGCCTGCCTCATCTGAGCTTCGGTTTCCCCCTCGGCGCCGGCATAAGTCATGGCCAGAGCGACGGAGATGCTGTAAGGAGAATAGAAGAAGTTGCCGCCGTCTTCCTTCAGCAACTGGTACAGCGCCAGGGCGAAGTCGGTATTGCCGGTGACCAGTTCGGCCATATCCGCGGCAGAAACGTCAGGAGTCAAACGCGGCAGGTCGGACTTGAGTTCCTCGCCATAACTGGGCCGGGCACAGGCGGAAACTATCATCAGCAGAGACAGAAGCAGGGGAACGAGCAGTTTTTTCATTTTGGTTGCCTCTCAGCGATTATAGAACTTTCAGGTTCTTCGACCAACATCTATAACGCCGGAGGGAGGGCGGGGGTTAGTTTTCGGACTCGGCTCCCCTTCACGAGGGTGGTCATGCGAACCCTCTCAGCAACCGGGTTCGCCATGGTGGCCGCAACAACTCTGCCGTTTTACCAGCTTGATGCCGTTATTGCGGAAAACCAGATAGATTTTGCGGTACCAGGGCATGGGTACTGACATATTGGTAAAAAAGGCTTTGAGACTGGGCATTTCAGCACCACCTCCCGAATAATATGGTACCCCTGGCGCGACTCGAACGCGCGACACGCGGTTTAGGAAACCGCTGCTCTATCCTCTGAGCTACAGGGGCCTGCAAATGATTATAGCAAGATTACGGTAGCGGGTAACCCAGCGGTTAGTGCTTTTGGGGTTTCTCCGGTTCCAGGGTACAGGTGTCCGTCACCGGCTGTTTTAACAGGAACAACACACCGATAATACCCGCCAGCATTGAGGTGCCGACGATGGCCAGCTTGGCCGAATCAATGGAGCCGGCGTCAGTGAAGGCCAGGCCGGTGATGAAGATGGACATGGTGAAACCCACGCCGGCCAGCAACCCGGCACCGATTATATGACTCCACTGGCAGGACGCAGGCTTGGAGATCAATCCCATTTTACTGACCAGCCAGGTCAGGCCGATGATACCCAATGGTTTACCGATGAGCAGACCGGCGATGATACCCAGAGTGATGGGTTGAATCATCTCGATGTCACCGCTCATGGCAACCCCGGCATTGGCCAGAGCGAACACCGGCATGATGAAGAAAGCGCTGATCGGGTGCAGGGCGTGTTCCAACCGAAGCAGGGGATTCTGGACATGATCATAGGCGGTGCCGATATTTTCCAACGCTTCCTGCTGTTCCGAGGTGAGCAGAACATTCTGTCGCTTGCTTTCAGCCCCGCCGATGGTGTCCAACTCCAGTTTACAGGTATCGACGAATTCCACCGGTGATATCTTCTGACGCACCGGAATGGTCAGCGCCAGCAGGACGCCGGCGATGGTGGCGTGGATGCCGGACTGAAAAACGAACAACCACAGAATCACGCCCAGGGCCAGATATGGCGTCAGCTTCTTGACCCCACCGGCGTTAAGCATGATGAGACCGGCCACCGTCAGACCGGCCATACCCAGGGCGCCCCAGTCGAGATTGCTGGAGTAAGCCACGGCGATAATCAGGATGGCGCCGAGGTCATCGATGACAGCCAGGGATACCAGAAAAACCTTGAGTGCCAGCGGCACCCGCTTGCCCAGAAGCATCAGAAAACCCAGAGCGAAGGCGATGTCGGTGGCCATGGGGATACCGAAGCCGTGAGCCTGACCGCCCTCGGCCATGTTGATGGCCAGGTAGATGCCGGCCGGTACCAGCATGCCGCCCAAAGCGCCGATGGCGGGGAAAGCGGCTTTAGCCGGAGACGACAGCTCACCTACCATCAGTTCCCGCTTGATTTCCAAACCGACCATCAGGAAGAAGAGGGCCATCAAGCCGTCATTGATCCAGTGGGCCAGCGACATTTCCAAGTGAAAATCACCGACGCTGATGCCGGCTTCGATATGCAGGAAATCAAAATATTGAGCCGCCAGCGGGGAATTGGCCAGTATCATCGCCAGAACCGCGGCGCCGAAAAGCAGGAAGCCGCCGGTAGATTCCTTGTGCAGGAAGTTTTCGATGGCGCTGACGAATTTAGGTTTGCTTGAACCGGAACTCATGAATCATAATTCTCCGAAAGAAACCAGGAATTGATTTTACCAATTTTTGTTGCCTTCTGCAAAACAGCATAAGAGTCAATTACAAGCAGGCCGGCAAGGCCCTTTCACATTTATTTCATAGCCGCTATCCTTTACGCATTTGCCTTTTTGACTTATAATGGATTGGTATCCCAAGGGAGGGGATAGTTTTATGGCAAGCCGTTTCGACAAGTTTTCAGAACGCGCCCGTCGCGTTTTAACCTACGCCCAGGAAGAGGCGCAGAATCTGAACCATAATTACATCGGCACCGAGCATATCCTGCTGGGTATGGTGCGTGAAGAGGACGGCGTCGCCGCCCGGGTACTGGCCAGCATGGATGTCAACCTGGCCAAGCTACGCTCCGCCGTCGAGTTCGTCATCGGCCGTGGCGAAAAGCCATCCAGCGGTGAAACCGGACTGACTTCGCGAGCCAAGAAGGTCATCGAACTGGCCATCGACGAAGCCCGGACGCTCAATCATAACTACATCGGCACCGAACACCTGCTCCTGGGCCTGCTCCGGGAAGGCGAGGGCGTCGCCGCCGGGGTGCTGGACAGCTTCGGCATCACCATTGACAAGACCAGGGCTGAAATCACCCGGGTGCTGTCTCAGGGCGCCATCAACCGGGGCGCACCGCTCAAGGCCGGCGGCAGAAGCCAGAGCAAGACGCCCAACCTGGACGCCGTATCGCTGGACCTGACCGCCGCCGCCCGGGCCGGCAAGCTGGATCCGGTGGTCGGCCGACAGAAGGAAATAGACCGGGTTATCCAGATTCTGTCCCGGCGCACCAAGAACAACCCGGCGCTCATCGGTGAACCCGGTGTCGGCAAGACCGCCATCGTCGAAGGACTGGCACACCGCATCGTGGCCGCTGACGTACCGGAAACGCTGGAGAATAAGCGGCTGGTATCACTGGACATCGCTTCACTGGTGGCCGGCACCAAGTACCGCGGTGAATTCGAAGAAAGACTGAAGAAGATTCTGGAAGAACTCAGAGCTTCGGGCAACATTGTTGTTTTCATCGATGAGTTCCATACCATGGTCGGCGCCGGCGCCGCCGAGGGCGCAGTCGATGCCGCCAATATCATGAAACCCTCGCTGGCCAGAGGCGAAATTCAGATTATCGGCGCCACCACGCTGGACGACTACCGTAAGCACGTCGAGCGCGACGCCGCCCTGGAACGGCGCTTCCAGCCGGTGCTGGTGGAAGAGCCGTCACTGGAAGACACCATCGAGATACTGCGCGGCATCCGCAGTCGTTATGAAGAACATCACCGGCTGGAGATAACCGACGATGCGCTGGAAGCGGCGGCCAGTATGGCCTCCCGCTATATCTCCGACCGCTTCATGCCGGACAAGGCCATCGATATCATCGACGAGGCTTCTTCCCGCGTGCGTATCCGTCACCGCACCAAGCCGATGCCGCTCAAGGACCTGAAGAAGGCTGAAGATTCCTACCGGCGCGACAAAGAGGCGGCGCTGGCTACCCAGCAATATGATTTCGCCGCCGAACTGCGCGAGCGGGAATATCAGATAGCCGAAAAACGGCGCAAGATGGAAGAAGAATGGCAGGAAGAACAGGGGCAGGCTTTGCCCAAGGTCAGCAAGGAAGACATCGCCGACGTGGTCAGCATGTGGACCGGCGTACCTCTGCTTCAGCTGACCGGTGACGAAACCGAGCGCCTGCTTCACATGGAAGAGGTGCTTCACGAACGCATCATCGGTCAGGAAGAAGCCATCAATACCATCGCCAAAGCCGTTCGCCGGGCCAGAGCAGGCCTCAAGGACCCGAGCCGGCCTATCGGCAACTTCATTTTCCTGGGGCCGACCGGTGTCGGCAAGACCGAACTGGCCCGGGCGCTGGCTCAGTTCATGTTCGGTTCCGAGGACAGCATGGTTCGCATCGATATGAGTGAGTTCATGGAGAAGTTTGCCGTGTCCCGTCTGGTGGGGGCGCCTCCCGGATACGTCGGTTATGATGAAGGCGGCCAGTTGACCGAAGCGGTGCGCCGCAAGGGTTACTGCCTGATACTGCTGGATGAAATCGAAAAGGCCCACGCCGACGTCTTCAATATTCTGCTCCAGATTTTCGATGACGGACACCTGACCGACGCCAAAGGCCGGCGGGTGGATTTCCGCAACAGCATCGTCATCATGACGTCCAACATCGGCGCCGATCTCATCCGAAAAGGCTCCGGCACTATCGGTTTCTCCACCGTCGGCGACGAAAACAAGGCGGTCGAGGTCAATTACGAGAAGATGAAGGACAAGCTCCTGGGTGAGGTCAAGAAGAGCTTCCGGCCAGAGTTCCTGAACCGGGTGGATTCGACGGTAGTCTTCCATTCGCTGACCCGCGACCAGATACGGGAGATAGTCGACCTGCAGTTGGTGTCCATCACCACCCAGCTCAAGGAGAAGAATATCGGCATCGAGGTTACCGAATCGGCCAAGGATGTCCTGGGCCGCAAGGGTTACGACGAGGTTTACGGCGCCCGGCCGCTGAGGCGGGTCATCCAGAACCTGCTGGAAGACCGGCTGTCCGAAGACCTGCTTCGCGGTGATTACGGCCCCGGCGATACCGTGGTAGTCGACGCTTCCGGTGAAGGAGAAGAACTTACCTTCACCATCCGCCACGCGCCGCCCCAGGAACTGAAAGTGGCCGAGGAACACCCGGCCCTGGTCGGCGGCGAAGACGGCGAATAACCCCGACAAAGTCAGATACGAACGGCACCGGTGTTAACACCGGTGCCGTTTTCTTTATGAACTATTCCTATAGTCTAATTCGAGGTTAACGGATTGGATGAGTTTCAGCCGTTGGCGTCAGGGCGTTATTTCAGCTCCGTCGGGCCTCTTCGACCCCGTTCCGGAAAATCCTGAGCCCGGCGCCGGGTTCATCGACGGCCTGCCGCGTCCAGAGGGGATGCTGGGAAGCCCGGATGTATCTTTCCGGATGGGGCATGAGGGAGAAGACCCGGCCGGTGGTATCGGTCAGGGCGGCGATGTTGTCCAGCGCCCCGTTGGGGTTGGCCGGATAGACGTCAGTAGGTTTGCCGTCGGCGTCGGCGTAACGGAAGACCGGCCTCAAACGAGCGACCATGCCCGGCGCCGCCGCCAGTTTACCCTCCCCGTGAGCTACCGGCACTTCCAGGCGGTCAATGCCGGCCGTCCAGACACAATTGTTGCCAGTGTCAGCGGTCAGGTTCACCCAGCGGCATTCGAAACGGCCGGAGTCGTTACCGGTCAGGGTGACGCGGGGCAGTTCGGGGCTGGGCGGCCCGGGCAGGATACCGGTCTTGATGAGTACCTGGAAACCGTTACAGACGCCGATTATCAGACCGGCACGTTCCATGAAGCCGGTCAGTTTTTCGAACAGCCGCAGACGCAGTTCGTTGGCCTGGACCTTGCCGGCCCCCAGGTCATCGCCGTAGGAAAAGCCGCCGGGCAGGCCCAGGATACGGTAATCGGCCAGGCTGACCGAACCGGAAAGCAGTTCATTGATATGAACGATGCGGGGCGAACCGCCGGCCAGTTCGAAAGCCTCGGCCATCTCCCGGTCACAGTTGGTGCCGGGGGCGCGCAGTACCAGAACCTTGACTTCGCTTACCATTTCAGCGGCCTCTGCCAGGCATTCTTCAAATCAGCCAGGGACTGGTCGATGATGGCCACTCCGTCAAGTCCCTTTACCACCAGGCGGTCAGTGGCGGTCACCGTGCCGACCAGAGCGTGGCTACCGGGTCCCATCACCTGCTCGAAATCAGCCCGGTCCGCCGGGGCCACTTCGACCAGGAACCGCGAATTGGATTCGGAAAAGAGCAGAGTATCGTCACGGTCAATTTCAGCATCCCTCAGCACCCGCGACAGTTCGATTTCTGCGCCGAAGCCGCCGGCGAAAGCCATCTCAGCCAGAGCGACCCCCAGGCCACCTTCGGACAGGTCATGGCAGGCCTTGACCAGACTTCGTCCGGTAGCCGCCGCCAGTCTTTCATAGAGGGCACGAGCGGCAGTCGGCTCGACGCCGGGCGCCCGATTGCCGATATAGCCCCGGGACGCGTAATAAGCCGAGCCGCCGAGTTCATCCCGGGTGGTTCCGACCACATAGACCAGGTTGCCAGGGGACTTGAAATCCATGGTGACGGCTTTGGCGGTGTCGGCCATGACAGCGATGGCCGAAATCAACAGGGTATGGGGAATGGATACAATTTTATCCCCGACCCGGAACTGATTGTTGAGCGAGTCCTTGCCGGAAATAAAAGGTGTTTCATAGACGAGCGACAGGTCGGCGCAGGCTTCAGCCGCCCGCGCCAGGGCGCCGAGAGCTGACTGGTCGGTGGCCGAACCCCAGCAGAAGTTATCCAGCAGAGCCAGCCTTTCCAGGGAACCGCCGACGGCGGTGACCTGGCGCACCGCTTCATCGACCGCCGAGGCGGCCATGTTGTAGGCATCGACATCGGCATAGGCCGGGTTGATACCGCAGGAGACGATGACGCCCCGATCGGAACCGGCGACCGGCTTGACGATGGCGGCGTCTCCCGGTCCGTCGGCTTCCCGCCCGACCAGCGGTTTCAGAACGCTGGAGCCCTGCACTTCGTGGTCGTACTGGCGGATGACCCATTCCTTGGAGCAGGTGTTCCAGCGTCCCAGCAGACGCAACAGGTCTTCATCCAGCCGGGCCGGACAGGGGAATTCCGGTTCGGGATGGGCCGTGGGACGGACGGTGGCCGTCAGCTCCAGCTGAGGCCGGCCTTCATGGATGAACTCCATGTCCAGGTCACAGACGCCGGTGCCGTCATAAGACAACCGAAGCCGATGGTCATCGGTAAAACGACCGATGGCGGTGACTTCAACGCCTTCGCCGCGGCAAATCTCGGCCAGCCGGTCGAAATTATCCGGCGGTACGGCCAGTATCATCCGTTCCTGGGATTCGGATATCCAGATTTCGGTATAGGACAGGCCGGAATATTTGAGCGGCACCCGTTCGAGGTCAACCTCGACGCCGGTATCGGCGCCCATTTCGCCGACCGCCGATGACAGCCCGCCGCCACCGACATCGGTGATGCGGCTGAAGAGTTTTTCATCCCGGGCCTGCAAAATGGCTTCTATCATGCGTTTTTCCACGATGGGATTGCCGATCTGAACCGAGGAAAAGGATTGCTCGTTGCTCTTATCGGACAGGGCTTCCGACGAAAAAGTCACGCCGTGAATGCCGTCGCGGCCGGTACGGCCGCCCATCAGCACCACCAGGTCACCCGGTGATTGTCTGCCGGGCTGTGCCGCCCACACCGGCATGATGCCGGCGGTGCCGCAATACACCAGGGGATTGCCGGTATAGCGCTCATCGAAAAGCACGGCACCGTTGACGGTGGGAATACCCAGGCGGTTGCCGTAATCGGCGACACCGGCGCGGACGCCCTTGAAGACGCGGCGCGGATGAAGCGCACCCGGCGGCAGTGATTCATAAGATATGTCCGGTTCGCCGAAACAGAAGACGTCGGTATTGAAAATCGGCCGGGCCGACAGACCGGTGCCCAGGACATCGCGAATGACACCGCCCAGACCGGTGGCGGCGCCGCCGTAAGGCTCGACCGCCGATGGATGGTTATGCGTTTCCACCTTGAAGCAGACGGCGTTTTCACCATCGAAATCGATGACGCCGGAGTTATCGACGAAGACGCTCAGACACCACGGCTTGTCGAGAAGCCGGGTCGCCCGGGCGATGGTGGATTTAAGCAGATTATCGATGACCCGGCCGTCCAGGTTGTATCTGGCCTTGAAGGTCTTGTGAACGCAATGCTCGCTCCAGGACTGAGCCAGTGTTTCCAGTTCGACGTCGGTGGGCCGGCGGCCCAGTTTGCGGAAATGCTCGGCGGCGGTTCTGACCTCATCCGCCGACAGGCAGAACTCACGACCGACAGCGCACAGCGCTGAGTCGTCATCCGGCAGTGCCACTTCCCGCCGCTCGAACCGGTAAACCGGGTTTTCGCCGAAAATGACCGAAGCCGGCGTGACAGCATGCTGAATGATGGGATTGAGCAGAAGCCGGTTGGTAATCAGATTCAGGGTATCGGCGTCAAAGTTGCCTGCCAGGATATAGAGCTTGCCGGTACGGGCACCGTCCAGCGTGACGCCCAGGTCGGCGGCCCCCTTGATGATGGTTTCCTCGACCGGGTCGGCAACCCCGGGGTTGTGTATCACCAGCACCGGCCGACCGTCAGCCGACGCCTCGCCGGGACGGTCAACTACGGCTGTTTCGGTCACCGGGTCGGCCAGGAGTTCCCCGGCCAGCCTGACAGCGCCGGCATGGTCAATATCGCCTTTCAGCCAGTACACATCCGATACCCTGACCGAGGTGATACCCTGTAAATTGAGGTCAGCGATATCCTTGAGCAGAGACGCGCCGCGGCGGTCGTTAAAACCGGGAGCCGGAGTGACATCGATACGGTAAATCAAGATAGCCTATTATAGCCAAAATCAGCCGGGCGGGCTAATCGGATTCACCGGTTTTCGCAGGAGGGCCACATCCCTGGCCGGGATATGGCATTCCCAGCCCCAGCTGTCGGCCAGGTAACGGAAGGTGTCTTCCCGGTAGAAGACAACGTGGGTCGGGTCGCGTCGGTAATGCCATTCGGCAAAAGCGGCGTCCTCGGTCTGAAAGCAGGTCATGACCGCCAGCCAGCCGCCCGGCCGGAGCAGACAGCGCAGTCGGTCCAGCTCATCGGCCGGATGGTGAAAGTGCTCGAACACCTCGGTGCAGGTGATGAAATCATAGGTAGTGTCCAGTACCGATTTATCGGGATAAAACTGCGGGTCGTAGAGGCAGACCCGATGCCCGGCCTCCCGAAAGATGGCGGCCAGCGCCGGACCGGGGCCGCACCCGTAGTCCAGCCCCTCCTGTTCCCTGTCATTGAACCTGGCCAGTAGCGGCGCGGCCAGACGTGACAGAAACCGGCGATAATCAGGGTCATCGGGATGATTGCGATGAAGCCGGTAGCGACGCCGTTCTTCTTCCAGCGGCAGACGCTGTGCCGGCAGGAGGAATACCGCCCGGCAGGACGGACAACGAAGATATTCGCTGGCGCCCACGGTGACAAAAGGTTTTATGTCCGGTTCCCGGCACACCGGGCACAGGTTATCAGCCATCATGGAAGGTATTTTACCAGTCCGTCGGCCGGTTTGCCCGTGTGCCATTGACAGCGTTAATACTCCATGGTAGTATGGTGTATCAACGGAGGATCAAGTGGAGACAAAAGAAGCCGCGGCCGGGCACCATTACCGCTACGAAGCCGACACCGAAACCCTGCTGGCACGCGCCAGAAAGATGGAAGGCCAGGCCCGGGGCATTCAGAAGATGATAACCGA
This window encodes:
- a CDS encoding Na+/H+ antiporter NhaA (KEGG: wsu:WS1251 Na(+)/H(+) antiporter 1~TIGRFAM: Na+/H+ antiporter NhaA~PFAM: Na+/H+ antiporter NhaA); this encodes MSSGSSKPKFVSAIENFLHKESTGGFLLFGAAVLAMILANSPLAAQYFDFLHIEAGISVGDFHLEMSLAHWINDGLMALFFLMVGLEIKRELMVGELSSPAKAAFPAIGALGGMLVPAGIYLAINMAEGGQAHGFGIPMATDIAFALGFLMLLGKRVPLALKVFLVSLAVIDDLGAILIIAVAYSSNLDWGALGMAGLTVAGLIMLNAGGVKKLTPYLALGVILWLFVFQSGIHATIAGVLLALTIPVRQKISPVEFVDTCKLELDTIGGAESKRQNVLLTSEQQEALENIGTAYDHVQNPLLRLEHALHPISAFFIMPVFALANAGVAMSGDIEMIQPITLGIIAGLLIGKPLGIIGLTWLVSKMGLISKPASCQWSHIIGAGLLAGVGFTMSIFITGLAFTDAGSIDSAKLAIVGTSMLAGIIGVLFLLKQPVTDTCTLEPEKPQKH
- a CDS encoding ATPase AAA-2 domain protein (KEGG: deb:DehaBAV1_0051 ATPase~PFAM: ATPase AAA-2 domain protein; Clp domain protein; AAA ATPase central domain protein; Clp ATPase-like~SMART: AAA ATPase); protein product: MASRFDKFSERARRVLTYAQEEAQNLNHNYIGTEHILLGMVREEDGVAARVLASMDVNLAKLRSAVEFVIGRGEKPSSGETGLTSRAKKVIELAIDEARTLNHNYIGTEHLLLGLLREGEGVAAGVLDSFGITIDKTRAEITRVLSQGAINRGAPLKAGGRSQSKTPNLDAVSLDLTAAARAGKLDPVVGRQKEIDRVIQILSRRTKNNPALIGEPGVGKTAIVEGLAHRIVAADVPETLENKRLVSLDIASLVAGTKYRGEFEERLKKILEELRASGNIVVFIDEFHTMVGAGAAEGAVDAANIMKPSLARGEIQIIGATTLDDYRKHVERDAALERRFQPVLVEEPSLEDTIEILRGIRSRYEEHHRLEITDDALEAAASMASRYISDRFMPDKAIDIIDEASSRVRIRHRTKPMPLKDLKKAEDSYRRDKEAALATQQYDFAAELREREYQIAEKRRKMEEEWQEEQGQALPKVSKEDIADVVSMWTGVPLLQLTGDETERLLHMEEVLHERIIGQEEAINTIAKAVRRARAGLKDPSRPIGNFIFLGPTGVGKTELARALAQFMFGSEDSMVRIDMSEFMEKFAVSRLVGAPPGYVGYDEGGQLTEAVRRKGYCLILLDEIEKAHADVFNILLQIFDDGHLTDAKGRRVDFRNSIVIMTSNIGADLIRKGSGTIGFSTVGDENKAVEVNYEKMKDKLLGEVKKSFRPEFLNRVDSTVVFHSLTRDQIREIVDLQLVSITTQLKEKNIGIEVTESAKDVLGRKGYDEVYGARPLRRVIQNLLEDRLSEDLLRGDYGPGDTVVVDASGEGEELTFTIRHAPPQELKVAEEHPALVGGEDGE
- a CDS encoding proteinase inhibitor I4 serpin (KEGG: deb:DehaBAV1_0132 proteinase inhibitor I4, serpin~PFAM: proteinase inhibitor I4 serpin~SMART: proteinase inhibitor I4 serpin): MKKLLVPLLLSLLMIVSACARPSYGEELKSDLPRLTPDVSAADMAELVTGNTDFALALYQLLKEDGGNFFYSPYSISVALAMTYAGAEGETEAQMRQALRFSLGQEGLHQAMNVLDAAINSRGQEARGKDDQPFSLKVVNAIWGQQDFNFLPSFLDTLAENYGAGLRTLDFAADPDGARQTINDWVSKETEKRIQNLLPPGSIKEITRLVLTNAIYFNGGWAKPFEESATGNAAFHLVDGRQVTVSMMRQSETLNYGAGQGWQAVELKYDGGELSMVIILPDAGAFNDFENNLDATTLAAILAGLDSHTVNLAMPKFEFDSQFSLKNALSALGMPVAFTDQADFSGITGQSNLLISDVVHKSFVSVDESGTEAAAATGVIMDLTSAPGGEPVTMTIDRPFIFLIQDNATGSVLFTGRVMNPLE
- a CDS encoding Methyltransferase type 12 (PFAM: Methyltransferase type 12~KEGG: tmz:Tmz1t_0643 methyltransferase type 12), coding for MAHGQTGRRTGKIPSMMADNLCPVCREPDIKPFVTVGASEYLRCPSCRAVFLLPAQRLPLEEERRRYRLHRNHPDDPDYRRFLSRLAAPLLARFNDREQEGLDYGCGPGPALAAIFREAGHRVCLYDPQFYPDKSVLDTTYDFITCTEVFEHFHHPADELDRLRCLLRPGGWLAVMTCFQTEDAAFAEWHYRRDPTHVVFYREDTFRYLADSWGWECHIPARDVALLRKPVNPISPPG
- a CDS encoding phosphoribosylformylglycinamidine synthase I (KEGG: det:DET0378 phosphoribosylformylglycinamidine synthase I~TIGRFAM: phosphoribosylformylglycinamidine synthase I); its protein translation is MVSEVKVLVLRAPGTNCDREMAEAFELAGGSPRIVHINELLSGSVSLADYRILGLPGGFSYGDDLGAGKVQANELRLRLFEKLTGFMERAGLIIGVCNGFQVLIKTGILPGPPSPELPRVTLTGNDSGRFECRWVNLTADTGNNCVWTAGIDRLEVPVAHGEGKLAAAPGMVARLRPVFRYADADGKPTDVYPANPNGALDNIAALTDTTGRVFSLMPHPERYIRASQHPLWTRQAVDEPGAGLRIFRNGVEEARRS
- a CDS encoding phosphoribosylformylglycinamidine synthase II (TIGRFAM: phosphoribosylformylglycinamidine synthase II~KEGG: det:DET0379 phosphoribosylformylglycinamidine synthase II~PFAM: AIR synthase related protein domain protein; AIR synthase related protein), whose protein sequence is MIYRIDVTPAPGFNDRRGASLLKDIADLNLQGITSVRVSDVYWLKGDIDHAGAVRLAGELLADPVTETAVVDRPGEASADGRPVLVIHNPGVADPVEETIIKGAADLGVTLDGARTGKLYILAGNFDADTLNLITNRLLLNPIIQHAVTPASVIFGENPVYRFERREVALPDDDSALCAVGREFCLSADEVRTAAEHFRKLGRRPTDVELETLAQSWSEHCVHKTFKARYNLDGRVIDNLLKSTIARATRLLDKPWCLSVFVDNSGVIDFDGENAVCFKVETHNHPSAVEPYGGAATGLGGVIRDVLGTGLSARPIFNTDVFCFGEPDISYESLPPGALHPRRVFKGVRAGVADYGNRLGIPTVNGAVLFDERYTGNPLVYCGTAGIMPVWAAQPGRQSPGDLVVLMGGRTGRDGIHGVTFSSEALSDKSNEQSFSSVQIGNPIVEKRMIEAILQARDEKLFSRITDVGGGGLSSAVGEMGADTGVEVDLERVPLKYSGLSYTEIWISESQERMILAVPPDNFDRLAEICRGEGVEVTAIGRFTDDHRLRLSYDGTGVCDLDMEFIHEGRPQLELTATVRPTAHPEPEFPCPARLDEDLLRLLGRWNTCSKEWVIRQYDHEVQGSSVLKPLVGREADGPGDAAIVKPVAGSDRGVIVSCGINPAYADVDAYNMAASAVDEAVRQVTAVGGSLERLALLDNFCWGSATDQSALGALARAAEACADLSLVYETPFISGKDSLNNQFRVGDKIVSIPHTLLISAIAVMADTAKAVTMDFKSPGNLVYVVGTTRDELGGSAYYASRGYIGNRAPGVEPTAARALYERLAAATGRSLVKACHDLSEGGLGVALAEMAFAGGFGAEIELSRVLRDAEIDRDDTLLFSESNSRFLVEVAPADRADFEQVMGPGSHALVGTVTATDRLVVKGLDGVAIIDQSLADLKNAWQRPLKW
- a CDS encoding conserved hypothetical protein (KEGG: sfu:Sfum_1117 hypothetical protein), translated to MPSLKAFFTNMSVPMPWYRKIYLVFRNNGIKLVKRQSCCGHHGEPGC